In Rariglobus hedericola, the following proteins share a genomic window:
- a CDS encoding TFIIB-type zinc ribbon-containing protein, translated as MSEHPSIKVTKGQIFTRGITHRCPNCGSRKLFKEGSLFELNPECPDCGLKIERDEGFFLGSMSLNYGVTILGFLLPVLILYLVGVFSGLTAAIIAGVGAIGFPILFYRSSRSWWLMSYYFFLPHHLPANRGEIAAGQDENL; from the coding sequence GTGTCCGAGCACCCTTCCATCAAAGTCACCAAAGGTCAGATCTTCACCCGTGGAATCACCCACCGCTGCCCCAACTGCGGGTCGCGAAAACTGTTCAAGGAAGGCTCGCTGTTCGAACTGAACCCCGAGTGCCCCGACTGCGGACTGAAGATTGAGCGCGATGAAGGATTTTTTCTCGGCTCCATGTCGCTGAATTACGGCGTCACCATTCTCGGATTTTTACTACCGGTGCTGATTCTTTATCTCGTCGGCGTATTTTCCGGCCTGACTGCCGCGATCATCGCCGGAGTGGGTGCGATCGGGTTTCCGATCTTGTTTTACCGCTCCTCCCGCAGCTGGTGGTTGATGAGCTATTATTTCTTCCTGCCGCACCACCTGCCCGCCAACCGGGGTGAAATCGCGGCGGGCCAGGACGAAAACCTCTGA